In Triticum urartu cultivar G1812 chromosome 6, Tu2.1, whole genome shotgun sequence, the following proteins share a genomic window:
- the LOC125517474 gene encoding ribosome biogenesis regulatory protein homolog produces the protein MIFTEPGVDPFAQRREEKKGRVDKQEKNRLGNLKNAAKVGALPSHIQLAATSVPITGTKADLPRKAKKEDLENVAGMASAATASGGKFDKKLPGEKPLKKAGKNRKFLPVVEGKGMGNLEKQQNDKILNSLLAKNFEEPLDVSKAITMYKVKKDNKRRKDKQSSSSSGSNKLKPQKKIHKKSSKKSA, from the exons ATGATTTTTACAGAGCCTGGTGTTGATCCTTTTGCTCAAAGAAGGGAAGAGAAGAAGGGCAGGGtcgataaacaagaaaagaacaGACTTGGGAATTTGAAGAATGCTGCAAAAGTTGGTGCTCTGCCAAG TCATATACAGCTCGCTGCCACGTCCGTGCCCATCACAGGAACTAAAGCTGATCTGCCAAGAAAAGCTAAGAAGGAAGACCTCGAGAATGTCGCTGGTATGGCTTCTGCAGCAACAGCTAGCGGTGGAAAGTTTGATAAAAAGTTGCCTGGTGAGAAACCTCTCAAGAAGGCTGGCAAAAACAGAAAG TTCCTCCCTGTTGTTGAAGGGAAAGGAATGGGCAACCTAGAGAAACAGCAAAACGACAAGATCCTGAACAGTCTACTGGCCAAGAACTTCGAGGAACCATTGGATGTCAGCAAG GCAATCACGATGTACAAGGTGAAGAAGGACAACAAGAGGAGGAAAGACAAGCAATcatcgtcgtcgtccggatcaAATAAGTTGAAGCCCCAGAAGAAAATCCACAAGAAATCTTCAAAGAAAAGCGCTTAG